The genomic region TGTACGCCCCGCCGTTCACCCCACGCTCGGTTTACAGGAATTAGCAATGAATACGATCCGTACTCGCGCAGCCTTTACTTTGATTGAGCTCCTCGTCGTCATCGCCATCATCTCGATCCTCGCCGCCATTCTCTTCCCGGTCTTCGCGAAGGCCCGGGAGAAGGCCCGGCAGATATCCTGCATGAGCAATTTGCGGCAGCTGAATTTAGGATTTCAGCAGTACACTCAGGACAATGACGAGATCCTTCCGGGATCGACGGATAGCGGCCGAGGAGGAAGCGGAATCCTTGGCGGCTGGACATACTTCTCCGCTGTCCACCAATTCGATCCGTCGCTCGGCAGCGTCTACCCCTATGTCAAGAGCGCGCAGATCTATGTCTGCCCAAGCGATTCCGACGGCCAGAACGGCCGCCAAAGTTACGCAATCAACGGATGCGCGCAGCTGGATCCGATCAACAATGTCAATCAGGGAAAAACGCTGGCCTCTTTCGACGCCCCGGCCGACAATATGCTGCTCGGAGAGGAAGCCGACCAGAACAACCAGGCGAAATCCACGGATGACGGTTTTCTTGTGGGATCAGGCAACTACTTCTCTTCCCGTCACACCGGCGGTTCGAACGTTTCGATGATCGACGGCCACACCAAGTGGTTCGGCTACGACACCCTGAACACGCGGCGTATTATGGACGGAGGCGATGGCAAGTCGGCGTGCGCCGGCGGTTAGGATGGGGCGCCGCAGGACGAGAGGTCATCCCTCTCGTCCCTTATTTTTTGCCTAGCGCGAAGTCGATTCGCTCCTGCAAAGGCGGGTGGGAAAATAGCCAGAACTTGATGAACGGCGGCGGGTTGGGATCGGACAGGTTCTGCTCGGACAGTGACACGAAGCCGCGCGCCATCGCCGCCCGGTCGCCCGTGACTTGCAGGCCGTAGGCGTCCGCCGCATGCTCCACACGGCGGGACTGCCAGTTCACGATCGGCTCGGAGAAGAAACTGAGCGCGCTGACGACAAGAAAGATCGCCGGGATCGCGGCGTAATCACGCGCGTCGCGCAATCTCCAGCGATCTCCCCAGCGCGCGATCAACCGATCGTAACACCCGCGCGCCAGCGGCAGCGCGATCAGCAATCCCGCGAAGGTTTCCAGAAATCCCCAATAGAGATGCTTGAGCACATAGTGCCCCATCTCGTGCCCCACAATCGCCACGACTTGATCGGGCGGCATCTTCTTCAGTGTGGTGTCCCAGAGCACGATCCGCGCCGACGTCCCCACCCCGTTCACATAGGCGTTGGTCTCATCGGTCTGCCGGCTCTTGTCCGCCACCAAAATCGGCGCATCCGGAATGCCGGCCGTCGCCGCCAGCGCTTCGATCCGTGTTTTCAAGGGGCCGGGCGCCATCGGCGTGAATTTATTGAAAATAGGATCGACGATCAGGGGCGACGCGAACATGCCGACGGCGATCAGCGGTATGCACGCCAGCCACAATCCTAGCGGCCAGCGGCGCGGCGAGCGCCCCATCAGCCAGAAGACGAGCCAGAGCACGGGAACGGTCGTCGCCACGTCCACCAGATGCGACTTCGCGACATCGCCCATCCACGCCCCGAAGCTTTGATGAGAAAGGCCGTAAGCGTGGTCGAGCCAGTAGCCGCTGTACAGAATGAGCGGGAGGCGAATCACCCAAAACGCCAGCGTGAATAGCACGTAATACCAGAGCAGCGTGAGAAACCGCCGCTGGGAGAGCCGTTCCGCCAGATCCCGCAGGCGCGCGGATAGCCCCGTCGTCAGCAGCGCCCAGAGCGCCAGCAGTCCGTACGCCGTCCCCGCAAAATACAGAAGATACCGGGTCTGGGAGTATCGACGGGCGGCGGGAGTGACAACCGGCGGCCGCACTTCCTCAGACGACGCCCCAAGAGACGCCCGCGCCAGCGCGCCCGACGGCGAGACCAGTTCCGGCGGCGCGGAGCGCATGCCCATTCGCGGCGGAGCGGCGCCAATGGGAAGACAGCAAAGCAGGAGCAGAAGCGCGAGCAGAGTACGCATGGGAGGCCTTTCGAAACACAGCGGCGGGGCTTCGGGTACAATTCTACCCATGAATACGACGGAACGGAAACTGGTGTTCGCGCCCTGGGGCTCGGATACATACGGCGATGATATTTTGCTCTTCGAGCACGGCCTGCTCTTCGGCCTTGAGCTGGCGGTGGAGACCGCCGGCGGGATGAGCTTCGCCGATGTCCACGAGGTCCTCGGCGGCGCGGACAAGCGGGAGCGCCCCATGCCGGCGCTCGCCGAGGCCGACGTGCGCGCCCTGGCGGCCCGGGCGAAGTGCGACGTCTTTGTCGACGGTATGTTTCAGTGCAAGCGCGATCCGGAAACCGGCGGCCTGACCGAAGTCATCGTCGCGATGCGTCTATTTTTCCCCAAGGAAGACAAATTCGAAGCGCCCGACGCCCTGCTGTTCCACACGTTTCAGCCCGAAGGAACGCCCGCCAAGCTCACGCCGGACTACGATATTTTTATCGCCCTGCAATATCAGCTCAGCGAAGCGCTGTTCGCCGCGCTGAAGATCAATCCGCCGATCTCATTCACAACGGACACGCTGCAAGTCACGCCGCGATGGGACGCCTATGAGCTTTTGATCAAGGGCAAGCGCTTGACCCAGATCGCCGAAAACAAGCTGGGCTACTACGAGCAGGCCCTCCAGCGCGATCCGCAGTTCTTCCTCGCGCTTTACAATAGCGCCATGCTTTACAAAACCCAGACCGATTACCACAGCGCCCGCAACCGACTGATGCGCGCCGCCAGCGCCACCGAGGATCCCCGCCTGCTCGGCGACGTTTACTTCGAGCTCGGCTTGGCGTCGATCTATCTGGGCGACACCAAAACTGCCCGCAACTTCTGGGAAAAAGCCTTGGAGTACGGCGGTGAAAACCCGTCGCTTTACGTCAATATGGCCGGCACTTACGAGCAGGAAGAAAAGTGGGCGGAGGCGCGCCAGCTCAACGAGATGGCGCTGGACAAATTCCCGGATTTCCACAAAGCCATCGTCAATCTGGCGCGCCTGCACGCCATGATGGGCCAGCTCGACCAGGCGATCCCCCTCTACGAACGCGCCCTGGAACTCCAGCCCGACGACGCCCTCCGCCACTCCGTCCTCGGCGGCTGCTACCTCGCCGCCGACCGCATCGAAGACGCCCGCGCCCAATTCGAACGCGCCGTCGAAATCGACCCTGAAAGCGATCCCGGCAAATACGCCCAGCAGGAGCTCACAAAGATGGGCCCGGCGAAGCCCGAAGGTGGGGACGATGACGAAGGGAAAAAAAAGAAACGGTGGGGACTTTGGTAGGGCGCCGAGTTAGGTTTTTCGATGCTCGATCAAAAGGGATCGCGAATATAAAATCCACGCGTTTGCATCGCGGATGTAAAATCCACGTATGGGAAGCCTTCGGCTAATTGTCCGTGCCGGACAAACAAATCTCTGTGGTCGATAAACCATCGTTTGTCCGTCTGGCACGGACGGTTAGCCCGAAGGGCTCCAAGGCGTAGGTTTTATACCCGCGATGCAAACGCGTGGAATTTCTATACCTGCTTGATTACTCACTCCCACAAACAATATCGATCTCAGCCCACAATCTCCACCACAACCTTCCCCAGCGCGCCCTTTTCCACCTCCGCGTGCGCGTCCATCGCCGTTTCCATCGTGAAGCGGCGCTCGTTTAAGAGCGGCGTTAGCTTTCCTGCCTCGGCGAGCTTAGTTGCTTCGCGCAGGATCTCGCCGTGGTGGGCGCGGCCTTTGCCGGTGAGCAGCGGCAGCAGGGTGAAGACGGCGGAGTAGGTGGCGGCGCGGAAGGACAGGGGCGAGAGGTCATAGGGGCCGCGTCCCAGACAGCTGACCGCGTGGCCGGTGTAGGTCTTGACGGCGCGGAAAGTGTCGTCCAGCGTAGTTCCGCCCACGGTGTCGTAGACGACATCGAATCCCTCGCCGTCTGTATACACGGTGACGTACTCTTCCACGGACATGGCTTTGTAATCGATCGGCGTCGCGCCGAAGCGCTCGGCGATTTCTTTCTTTTGCGGCGAGACGGTCGCGAACACCTCGGCGCCTAGGGCGCGTGCGAGCTGCACCGCGACATGGCCCACGCCGCCCGCGCCGCCGTGGATCAGAACTTTCTGCCCAGCCTGCACGTGAGCCTGGTCCACCACTCCCTCCCAGGCCGTGATGAACACCAGCGGCAGAGCGGCGGCCTCGCGCATCGTAAGATTGGCGGGCTTGCGCGCGAGCAGACGGGCGTCCACGGCGGCGAACTCCGCGAGCGTTCCTGGAATTCCGGCGACGCCGCCCGTCATGCCGTAGACCTCATC from Capsulimonas corticalis harbors:
- a CDS encoding type II secretion system protein, producing the protein MNTIRTRAAFTLIELLVVIAIISILAAILFPVFAKAREKARQISCMSNLRQLNLGFQQYTQDNDEILPGSTDSGRGGSGILGGWTYFSAVHQFDPSLGSVYPYVKSAQIYVCPSDSDGQNGRQSYAINGCAQLDPINNVNQGKTLASFDAPADNMLLGEEADQNNQAKSTDDGFLVGSGNYFSSRHTGGSNVSMIDGHTKWFGYDTLNTRRIMDGGDGKSACAGG
- a CDS encoding tetratricopeptide repeat protein, encoding MNTTERKLVFAPWGSDTYGDDILLFEHGLLFGLELAVETAGGMSFADVHEVLGGADKRERPMPALAEADVRALAARAKCDVFVDGMFQCKRDPETGGLTEVIVAMRLFFPKEDKFEAPDALLFHTFQPEGTPAKLTPDYDIFIALQYQLSEALFAALKINPPISFTTDTLQVTPRWDAYELLIKGKRLTQIAENKLGYYEQALQRDPQFFLALYNSAMLYKTQTDYHSARNRLMRAASATEDPRLLGDVYFELGLASIYLGDTKTARNFWEKALEYGGENPSLYVNMAGTYEQEEKWAEARQLNEMALDKFPDFHKAIVNLARLHAMMGQLDQAIPLYERALELQPDDALRHSVLGGCYLAADRIEDARAQFERAVEIDPESDPGKYAQQELTKMGPAKPEGGDDDEGKKKKRWGLW
- a CDS encoding M48 family metallopeptidase; this translates as MRTLLALLLLLCCLPIGAAPPRMGMRSAPPELVSPSGALARASLGASSEEVRPPVVTPAARRYSQTRYLLYFAGTAYGLLALWALLTTGLSARLRDLAERLSQRRFLTLLWYYVLFTLAFWVIRLPLILYSGYWLDHAYGLSHQSFGAWMGDVAKSHLVDVATTVPVLWLVFWLMGRSPRRWPLGLWLACIPLIAVGMFASPLIVDPIFNKFTPMAPGPLKTRIEALAATAGIPDAPILVADKSRQTDETNAYVNGVGTSARIVLWDTTLKKMPPDQVVAIVGHEMGHYVLKHLYWGFLETFAGLLIALPLARGCYDRLIARWGDRWRLRDARDYAAIPAIFLVVSALSFFSEPIVNWQSRRVEHAADAYGLQVTGDRAAMARGFVSLSEQNLSDPNPPPFIKFWLFSHPPLQERIDFALGKK
- a CDS encoding zinc-dependent alcohol dehydrogenase family protein, whose amino-acid sequence is MSGNHTMRALVLSEENGPLQLTEIARPEPRAGEALVRIHASGVNPLDTKIRAGRGGHAKNPLPAVLGMDLTGVVESVGPGVDDFQIGDEVYGMTGGVAGIPGTLAEFAAVDARLLARKPANLTMREAAALPLVFITAWEGVVDQAHVQAGQKVLIHGGAGGVGHVAVQLARALGAEVFATVSPQKKEIAERFGATPIDYKAMSVEEYVTVYTDGEGFDVVYDTVGGTTLDDTFRAVKTYTGHAVSCLGRGPYDLSPLSFRAATYSAVFTLLPLLTGKGRAHHGEILREATKLAEAGKLTPLLNERRFTMETAMDAHAEVEKGALGKVVVEIVG